A window of the Dermatophagoides farinae isolate YC_2012a chromosome 2, ASM2471394v1, whole genome shotgun sequence genome harbors these coding sequences:
- the LOC124499361 gene encoding uncharacterized protein LOC124499361: MNNNSMNNNDDAIQQSTSTNPTTSINMGQLLMERQKQKQQIPLMAKNSDSNRSNQVASTPANIKRLQVNKWFNSPTDQLFSPCSKKLYNKKNIVHAVHFDDDVENDENGQKSNIMDDNNDDDNVVDGGL, translated from the exons atgaataacaattcaatgaataataatgatgatgccatACAACAATCGACATCAACCAACCCAACAACATCGATAAACATGGGACAATTATTGATGGAAAGACAAAAGCAAAAGCAACAAATTCCATTGATGGCAAAAAATTCCGATTCGAATCGATCGAATCAGGTAGCATCTACACCAGCTAAT aTTAAAAGGCTTCAGGTGAACAAATGGTTCAATTCACCAACCGATCAACTATTCAGTCCTTGTAGTAAAAAAttgtacaacaaaaaaaacattgttcaTGCCgtacattttgatgatgatgttgaaaatgatgagaatggaCAGAAATCAAACATAATGGATGAcaacaatgacgatgataatgttgttgatggtggcctttaa
- the LOC124499363 gene encoding RWD domain-containing protein 2B has product MIEEEIYGTMEQQQQQNSDDPRIAELIIISSMYPTQLQCVDDEIQRSIDEQNFHRFNHSITALFNVDTMLEIHLIMPVEYPNDDPNCLQIYCRITDTSLLNDHKNLQKQLNERVKNEIIDSGSLINVIPKIIEIWTEMKSSKCDSNHSNAEKDDDDDKIDNNSCINRCWIYSHHIYSSIKRKSIIDLCRKHNLNGFMLIGKPGFICVEGSDNDCDQFWTTIRSWNWQRITMIDVEKMSKSQTQHLTFDSFVEHVDRSTVFRILEQKKCDEIIKNFLGIK; this is encoded by the exons ATGATTGAGGAAGAAATATATGGAacaatggaacaacaacaacaacaaaattcggATGATCCACGTATCGCtgaattgattataatttctTCAATGTATCCTACACAATTACAATGtgtagatgatgaaatcCAAAGGtcaattgatgaacaaaattttcatcgtttcaatcattcaatcacaGCGTTATTCAACGTTGATACAATGCTTGAAATTCATCTCATCATGCCTGTTGAATATCcgaatgatgatccaaattgTTTACAAATTTATTGTCGAATCACAGATACTTCGTTGTTGAATGATCATAAAAATCTTCAAAAACAACTAAATGAACgagtgaaaaatgaaattatcgaTTCGGGTAGTTTGATTAATGTCATaccaaaaatcattgaaatatggaccgaaatgaaatcatcaaaatgcgATTCGAATCATTCTAATGctgaaaaagatgatgatgatgacaaaattgacaataattCATGCATCAATCGTTGTTGGATATATTCAcatcatatttattcatctataaaacgaaaatcgattattgatcTATGTCGTAAACATAATCTAAATGGATTTATGTTGATTGGAAAGCCAG GTTTTATTTGTGTGGAAGGAAGCGACAATGATTGTGATCAATTTTGGACAACAATCCGATCATGGAATTGGCAACGTATTACAATGATCGATGTGGAAAAAATGTCTAAATCTCAAACACAACATTtaacattcgattcattcgtCGAACATGTCGACCGTTCCACTGTGTTTCGAATTttggaacagaaaaaatgtgatgaaataatcaaaaattttcttggaatcaaatga
- the LOC124499362 gene encoding TBC1 domain family member whacked — MTSIIKLDSSPSQHRKHYSTYHPDHNNYQKLSNCTTTTGNVHVDGVSTWSNNRHRQSYDNGYKSYLSSNSSKQSDSIATHLTSPELSRNNIQKHYLINSHPTINDSNKMPFDGIDAVIEERTSSSLNPMETSNDHYYPISQCLSHSESNVSTSFQFSNRSCNKYGFFLDNNSEEDYETPSVQDLKEIRIKERKWLQMLNNWRYYINFKWDKIRDRCRKGIPHSLRSQAWFHLCGAHLQKNRFPNLYGELLEKNIPSDVQDDICKDLHRQFPNHEMFADPSGVGQTDLYNVLKAFAAYRPNMGYCQAQAPIAAVFLMHMPAERAFWCLVALSKYYISGYFMHNLEDIRIHGQMLVAFLKKYCPSAYNLLNRQNIEPEIYMTEWFMCIYSRNIPWPSVLRVWDMFLCEGLTILFKVGLYLVDIALKHETMKTCPTMYETCQKLRNIPKLLLTEDSLIRGIKRFELRDIDLLKEHKIQMKKFHKSKKQQK, encoded by the exons atgacatcgatcatcaaattgGATTCATCACCATCCCAGCATCGAAAACATTATAGTACATACCATcctgatcataataattatcagaAACTTTCCAACTGTACAACCACCACTGGTAATGTTCATGTTGATGGTGTATCCACCTGGTCCAATAATCGTCATAGGCAATCATATGATAATGGTTATAAATCATATTTGTCATCCAATTCATCCAAACAATCCGATTCGATTGCAACTCATCTTACATCGCCAGAATTATCACGaaataatattcaaaaacattACCTGATCAATTCACATCCAACCATTAACGATTCTAACAAAAT GCCATTCGATGGTATCGATGCCGTTATCGAAGAACGGACATCCTCATCATTGAATCCGATGGAAACGTCCaatgaccattattatccaatATCACAATGTTTGAGTCACAGCGAATCGAATGTTTCTACATCATTCCAATTTTCGAATCGTTCCTGTAATAaatatggattttttctgGACAATAATTCCGAAGAAGATTATGAAACACCATCAGTACAAGATTTGAAAGAAATACGAATCAAAGAACGTAAATGGCTTCAGATGCTAAACAATTGGCGTTATtatatcaattttaaatGGGATAAAATTCGTGATCGTTGTCGGAAAGGAATACCACATTCACTGCGGTCTCAAGCTTGGTTTCATCTTTGTGGTGCACATTTGCAGAAGAATCGTTTTCCAAATTTATATGGCGAAttacttgaaaaaaacattcctAGCGATGTACAAGATGATATCTGTAAAGATTTGCATCGACAATTTCCCAATCATGAAATGTTTGCCGATCCCAGTGGTGTTGGACAAACCGATCTCTATAATGTTCTGAAAGCATTTGCCGCTTACCGTCCAAACATGGGCTATTGCCAGGCACAGGCACCGATTGCGGCTGTTTTTCTTATGCATATGCCTGCTGAACGTGCATTTTGGTGTCTGGTTGCGCTAAGTAAATATTACATAAGCGGTTATTTTATGCATAATCTTGAAGATATCCGCATACATGGTCAGATGCTGGTCGCTTTTCTCAAGAAATATTGTCCATCTGCTTACAACTTGTTg AATCGACAAAATATCGAACCAGAAATCTATATGACCGAATGGTTTATGTGCATTTATTCCAGAAATATTCCTTGGCCTTCTGTCTTGAGAGTATGGGATATGTTTCTTTGTGAAG GTCTAACAATATTATTCAAAGTTGGCTTATATTTGGTGGATATTGCGTTGAAACATGAAACGATGAAAACATGTCCCACAATGTATGAAACATGTCAAAAATTACGAAATATTCCAAAATTATTGTTGACCGAAGATTCTTTGATACGTGGAATCAAAAGGTTCGAACTAAGAGACATTGATCTACTCAAAGAACATAAAAtacagatgaaaaaatttcataaatctaaaaaacaacaaaagtga
- the LOC124490953 gene encoding chymotrypsin-C, whose translation MPPFLFISSSTAGRLSLWWLLILATTMVGAYELYKSKFNKLRHITLRDDAFCEAYQEFKDNNCISKLTFCSPLTDEQTLKMRQILCGPRFNVEVQPPPHIQPEPPEFNETDPYLIQDYPPPYFLDVHPAQPNSFPWLAAIYNNDRRFICSGALVAPKTVITSAQCVTDANGGNGGTEGGGEDGGEGQRQQQPSGNFIVRFGRHNLNVSSVYDKAYEYDVETIEVSQQFDRQTLDNDFAILKLSSPVCNFAPISLPKRDDWENGYYFGSRAPVLYAGWGLGHYQKPYLRSLSSHLIPKDSCSKKFNWSPDQLSSSHLCVNPPINVCVGGIGTPLVSYAGHHCVLLGILSMGDHCNTAKLPLVFTKVSSFIDEIEKFIIDDFRSMNETSPLDDCLRYKHYHSRHPYFLYPPHPYSYDTKYDDNEYPKSHTRY comes from the coding sequence ATGCCACCATTTctattcatatcatcatcaacagcaggTAGATTGTCATTATGGTGGCTATTGATTTTGGCCACAACAATGGTTGGCGCATATGAATTGTATAAATCGAAATTCAATAAGCTTCGTCATATAACACTGCGTGATGATGCCTTCTGTGAGGCATATCAAGAATTCAAGGACAATAATTGTATTTCCAAATTGACATTCTGCTCACCATTAACCGATGAACAAACGTTGAAAATGAGACAAATATTATGTGGACCCAGATTCAATGTGGAAGTCCAACCACCACCGCACATACAACCTGAACCACCCGAATTCAATGAAACCGATCCGTATCTGATTCAAGACTATCCACCACCCTATTTTCTCGATGTACACCCGGCACAACCAAATTCATTCCCATGGTTAGCTGCAatctataataatgatcgtcGTTTCATCTGTTCTGGTGCATTAGTAGCACCGAAAACGGTTATTACTTCAGCGCAATGTGTTACCGATGCtaatggtggtaatggtggaACTGAGGGTGGTGGCGAAGATGGAGGAGAAGgccaacgacaacaacaaccatctGGCAATTTTATCGTAAGATTTGGACGTCATAATCTGAATGTTTCAAGTGTTTATGACAAAGcatatgaatatgatgtCGAGACGATTGAGGTTTCACAGCAATTCGATCGTCAAACATTGGATAATGATTTTGCAATCCTAAAACTATCCAGTCCGGTTTGTAATTTTGCACCAATTTCATTACCAAAACGTGATGATTGGGAAAatggttattattttggCAGCCGTGCACCGGTCCTATACGCTGGTTGGGGTCTTGGACATTATCAGAAACCATATCTTCGATCATTATCTTCTCATCTGATACCGAAAGATTcatgttcaaaaaaattcaattggtcACCTGATCAATTGAGCAGCAGTCATTTATGTGTAAATCCACCCATCAATGTATGTGTAGGTGGAATCGGAACACCATTGGTATCATATGCAGGTCATCATTGTGTGCTACTCGGTATACTATCGATGGGTGATCATTGTAATACGGCTAAACTTCCATTAGTATTCACTAAggtatcatcattcattgatgaaattgaaaaatttattatcgaCGATTTTCGatcgatgaatgaaacatCACCATTGGATGATTGTCTTCGTtataaacattatcattcacGACATCCATATTTCCTCTATCCACCACATCCATACAGTTATGATacaaaatatgatgataatgaatatcCAAAATCACATACAAGATATTGA
- the LOC142597302 gene encoding uncharacterized protein LOC142597302, translating to MLTPIIICCWLRQQQKVTMTKIHYSIFHPTSLSLTTTTTISSSPKTIMSSLANKIMANHHHDFHPFISNHHHNQLHNILNHNNNGVIQQTKTSTTPKSLSLHDIYNNVPIATTTSANDFIINHGSQHSKSPTCENTQLVQLLKPFYNSMQIHMDKQQTSTTLISNDNSGANNLYLIDSSNQLSLLSQSNDYVNSLTTVLNSEMLTNHQRKSSNSDQLHYQQSTSSTTNPQIGSNSSSSYLNGYGGQSSSTSNLDHINNCSDDMIANNSSFSTGFHHDIINPNKANLLNPNNDSDVDQKPTKTTRGRKKSKRGPFICLECHKEFCNQSTLTKHMITHSDERKFVCPQCSKAFKRHDHLNGHMLTHREHKPYACDIDGCDKSYCDARSLRRHKEKHKENALQFNEPSHLTTTTSSKSTNDEKGNDVYQLPINASAHLQFLALQQKKIHRSETIDSNESDEKIISSNHNRHNHNDNNNDKLEHIAIEEEHEQPQEQDQTKLIANSSVENVSNSDLHINLSNENALLHQLLTSNHNHHHQLPQQEPQLVDKSLMNDSSSDHRQSIIQNNSNNNLTVIKINDNYINVCENDSDNYFQTIFNKTKHSLGNKKVDNNYNNHNSTTITTLGDSKILDSNKIESIHIG from the exons ATGCTGACGCCAATAATAATCTGTTGTTGGCTACGACAGCAGCAAAAAGttacaatgacaaaaattcattactCGATCTTTCATCCAACATCGCtatcattaacaacaacaacaacgatctcatcatcaccgaAAACGATAATGTCTTCATTAGCAAATAAAATTATGgccaaccatcatcatgattttcatccatttatttCGAATCATCACCACAATCAATTGCAcaatatattgaatcataataataacggtgttattcaacaaacaaaaacatcaacaacaccgAAATCACTTTCATTACATgacatttataataatgttcCGATAGCCACTACCACCTCTGCAAATG attttatcatcaaccatGGATCTCAACATTCTAAATCGCCGACATGTGAGAATACACAGCTTGTACAATTGTTAAAACCGTTTTATAATTCAATGCAAATCCATAtggataaacaacaaacatcaacaacattgatcTCAAACGATAATTCTGGGGCTAATAACTTATATctgattgattcatcaaatc aattatCACTATTATCacaatcgaatgattatGTTAATTCATTAACAACGGTATTGAATTCTGAAATGTTaacaaatcatcaacgaAAATCATCCAACTCGGATCAAttacattatcaacaatcgacttcatcaacaacgaatCCTCAAATAGGATCGAATAGTTCATCTAGCTATCTAAACGGATATGgtggtcaatcatcatcgacatcgaaTCTGGATCATATCAATAATTGTTCCGATGATATGATTGCAAACAATTCTAGTTTTAGCACTGGATTCCATCATGATATCATCAACCCAAATAAAGCAAATTTGCTTAATCCAAATAACGATTCCGATGTTGACCAGAAACCAACAAAGACGACTCGTGGCCGAAAGAAATCGAAAAGAGGCCCGTTCATCTGCCTAGAATGTCATAAAGAGTTCTGTAATCAAAGTACATTGACTAAACATATGATCACCCATAGTGATGAGAGAAAATTCGTATGTCCACAATGTAGTAAAGCATTCAAACGACATGATCATCTGAATGGTCATATGTTAACACATCGTGAACATAAACCATATGCATGTGATATTGATGGATGTGACAAATCCTATTGTGATGCACGATCACTACGACGGcataaagaaaaacataaaGAGAATGCTTTGCAATTTAATGAAC CTTCACATctgacaacaacgacatcaTCAAAGTCTACCAATGATGAGAAAG GAAACGATGTTTATCAACTACCCATCAATGCATCTGcacatttacaatttttagcattacaacagaaaaaaattcatcgatcTGAAACAATCGATTCCAATGAAAGTGATGAGAAAATTATCTCATCTAATCATAATCGCCACAatcacaatgataataataatgataaattagaACATATCGCAATCGAAGAGGAACATGAACAACCACAAGAACaggatcaaacaaaattgatcgCCAATTCATCGgttgaaaatgtttcaaattctGATCTACATATAAAcctttcgaatgaaaatgcTTTATTGCATCAATTATTGACAagcaatcataatcatcaccatcagcTTCCACAACAAGAACCACAATTAGTGGATAAATCActaatgaatgattcatcatccgATCATCGACAATCAATTATACAGAATAATAGCAACAATAATTTGACGGTCATCAagatcaatgataattatattaatgtttgtgaaaatgattctgataattattttcaaaccaTATTCAATAAGACAAAACATTCATtaggaaacaaaaaagtcgataataattacaataatcataattcgacaacaataacaacgcTAGGCGATAGCAAAATCCTTGACTCGAATAAGATTGAATCAATCCACATCGGTTGA
- the LOC124490964 gene encoding uncharacterized protein LOC124490964, translating to MKLHHSNETTLKTNPFLFQQQLQQQPPPKLSSLIDHQSVKANELVTQPQNPNQTYELNMKNYEIEIAKNFANIYNEHHHHHQQQQQHQIHNYHHQQTQAAKNFDDIFENNPQKTNDIVEFRNIFQHTSQHQQQNAQFLMTTSGEINDKHHHQMIGNNHLYQNNPEQQSPHIIVDEPHVHRTNYYPDNEISQPQQQQQQTKGLNEVMFSPITPVTPLKNSSQFTFEFSNTQPPQQPMQSAIQTDKNNVVVVNQTAKMDFSSTKSAIITDTISNYVQSLEQDFPCFDTEKNENIDLLQKSSTDQIEQIVNADANTSQNFVDHHLHHQSLSTTKEHHHFGDEKNFDSNNMQNEQFFSTKSNEPNNDVKNMTTLTSSSTFNNFDLPSTKLTSDLFNRRIQRNNCLNADNNNNNINRTRELLSIKQIAASLESFSQNYERNQQQQQQQQMISHSYSVPTTPCQIIQHQQILPDATNGNHHHNDDESSSYQQLQHHHQHQQMSHHHSLPTTPIDHGAHHHHQQQHFTFNTDSIYHQQQLTNQQQVASMPNNSMDDTNHSHHHHQQQQQQQFNFIFPHETSTATTTATVNEGHPNTVNDNDPNGLIDSTRNFEITNCLDETNYTDFSLYNSTSKENIEQVFNLDQNAEQPPQSASIQFNDNIINSSQPSNENQENVQNDYFAPSSSNPIEPFGYDLDADNTDGPSNDGCDLKSNIVQFMTPPTEIIKEPIVIDTFKTDHQKNDSIMRDINDNYVIDEKKTEKIHYHHTTTTLKRSWNDNHPYPRIKSPNNFIKSLNKKLSALSNEYDNLSTITPPTIKKKRPRPEPLYIPPHVNTTFVYHSRLRSPRFWNGGGSIIKPSYHNNDHHISPPPYTPPPMLSPVRSGSGLFWKINNFNMNINNNSSSNKLPPYNTSQFFNSKKMISDMLKENQNMINEPMSDLKTPTTAYEPEYDIPTTDIQPHVNIGPQFQARIPTFNPNRMKMDYKSERAILLWSPTVLDNHQTDDETIDLYFKISCSMCVNGHGNNKEYAMHLLYDCHGDVIEAMAKLIQMNPTVNSDHPLYQYYYANHNVWTENEINLFQKSIFKYDKDFFLIADEIKTKSVKDCVQFYYLWKKNSIDHFKRLRILRRKRESMFYELDTDNNNKKSVSQTKQIVDNCDDDNSNHQSVANSTTTNGSKTSKMYHCKICGKKFRNLKSRSAHMKAHIN from the exons ATGAAATTACATCATAGTAACGAAACAACCTTGAAAACGAATCCATTTctgtttcaacaacaactacaacaacagccgccaccaaaattatcatcgCTGATCGATCATCAATCAGTCAAAGCAAACGAACTAGTAACTCAACCACAAAATCCAAATCAGAcctatgaattgaatatgaaaaattatgaaatagAGATTGCCAAAAATTTTGCCAACATTTataatgaacatcatcatcatcatcaacaacaacaacaacaccaaattcataattatcaccatcaacaaacCCAGGCTgctaaaaattttgatgatatttttgaaaataatcctCAAAAGACAAAtgatattgttgaatttcgGAACATATTTCAACATACCTCacaacatcaacagcaaAATGCACAATTCCTAATGACAACATCCGGtgaaattaatgataaacatcaccatcaaatgattggtaataatcatttatatCAAAATAATCCTGAACAACAATCTCCGCATATAATTGTAGATGAACCACATGTACATCGTACGAATTATTATCCTGATAACGAAATATCACaacctcaacaacaacagcaacagacAAAAGGTTTGAATGAAGTAATGTTTTCACCAATTACACCGGTTACACCATTGAAAAATAGTTCACAATTTACATTCGAATTTTCCAATACTcaaccaccacaacaaccgATGCAATCAGCAATACAAactgataaaaataatgttgttgttgttaatcaAACGGCtaaaatggatttttctAGCACCAAATCTGCAATCATTACCGATACAATTAGCAATTACGTTCAGTCATTGGAACAAGATTTTCCTTGTTTTGATACGGAAAAGAATGAgaatattgatttattgcAAAAATCCTCCACGGATCAAATCGAACAAATTGTTAATGCCGATGCGAATACCTcacaaaattttgttgatcatcatcttcaccaTCAATCATTGAGCACAACGAAGGAACATCATCACTTTGgtgatgaaaagaattttgattcTAATAATAtgcaaaatgaacaatttttctcAACAAAATCTAATGAGCCGAATAATGATGTGAAAAATATGAcaacattaacatcatcgtcaacttttaacaattttgatttaccATCAACAAAACTAACCAGCGATCTATTCAATCGAAGAATTCAACGTAATAACTGTTTGAAtgctgataataataataataatattaatcgAACACGAGAATTACTTAGCATTAAACAAATAGCGGCTAGTCTAGAATCGTTTAGTCAAAATTATGAACgaaatcaacagcaacaacaacaacaacaaatgattagTCATTCATATTCGGTTCCAACAACACCATGTCAAATCATACAGCATCAACAGATATTACCAGATGCTACTaatggtaatcatcatcataatgacgatgaatcatcatcatatcaacaactacagcatcatcatcaacatcaacaaatgtcacatcatcattcactgCCCACAACACCTATTGATCATGGtgcccatcatcatcatcaacaacaacattttacCTTTAATACTGAttccatttatcatcaacagcaactaACTAATCAGCAACAGGTAGCTTCAATGCCAAATAATTCTATGGATGATACAAatcatagtcatcatcatcatcaacagcagcagcaacaacaattcaacTTCATTTTTCCCCATGAAActtcaacagcaacaacaacagcaacagttAATGAAGGCCATCCGAACActgttaatgataatgatccgAATGGTTTGATAGATTCTACAAGAAACTTTGAAATTACCAATTGTcttgatgaaacaaattatACCGATTTTTCCCTGTACAATTCCACATCCAAagaaaacattgaacaaGTTTTCAATTTGGATCAAAATGCTGAACAACCGCCACAATCAGCATCtattcaatttaatgatAACATTATCAATAGTTCACAACCGTCAAACGAAAACCAGGAAAATgtacaaaatgattattttgccCCTTCATCATCCAACCCAATTGAACCGTTCGGATATGATCTAGACGCTGATAATACTGATGGCCCATCAAATGACGGTTgtgatttgaaatcaaatattgtTCAATTCATGACACCACCAACCGAAATCATCAAAGAACCGATAGTGATCGATACATTCAAAACCGATCATcagaaaaatgattcaataatgCGTGacataaatgataattacgTAATAGACGAGAAAAAAACGgagaaaattcattatcatcatacaacaacaactttgaAACGGTCCtggaatgataatcatccatATCCTCGGATTAAATCACCgaataatttcattaaatcattgaataaaaaactttCAGCCCTAAGCAATGAATATGATAATTTAAGCACAATTACACCACCgacaataaagaaaaaacggCCACGGCCCGAACCATTGTACATTCCACCACATGTCAATACGACTTTCGTATATCATTCTCGACTTCGATCTCCACGTTTTTggaatggtggtggttcgaTTATAAAACCATCAtaccataataatgatcaccatatctcaccaccaccatatacTCCACCACCAATGTTGTCACCAGTTCGATCTGGTTCCGGTTTATTCTGGAAGATCAACAACTTCAACatgaacatcaacaacaatagtaGCAGCAACAAACTACCTCCTTACAATACaagtcaattttttaatagtaaaaaaatgatttccgATATGTTAAAAGAGAATCAGAATATGATTAATGAACCAATGTCCGATTTGAAAACACCGACAACTGCATATGAGCCCGAATATGACATTCCAACCACCGATATTCAGCCACATGTTAATATTGGTCCACAATTTCAGGCTCGTATACCGACATTCAATCCTAAccgaatgaaaatggattaCAAATCTGAAAGAGCAATATTGCTTTGGAGTCCAACCGTTTTGGACAATCATcaaactgatgatgaaacaatcgATCTCTATTTCAAGATCTCATGTTCAATGTGTGTGAATGGCCATGGTAACAATAAAGAATATGCAATGCATCTACTATACGATTGTCATGGTGACGTGATTGAAGCAATGgccaaattgattcaaatgaatccaaCTGTCAATTCAGACCATCCATTATACCAATATTATTATGCCA ATCATAATGTCTGgactgaaaatgaaatcaatttattccaGAAAAGTATTTTCAAATATgacaaagatttttttctcattgccGATGAG ATCAAAACTAAATCGGTAAAAGATTGTGTACAATTCTACTATTtatggaagaaaaattcaatcgatcaCTTTAAACGTTTACGTATTCTACGTCGAAAACGTGAATCAATGTTCTACGAATTAGAtacagataataataataaaaaatccgtatcacaaacaaaacaaattgtcGATAACtgcgatgatgataattctaaTCATCAATCTGTAGCTAATTCAACAACGACCAATGGTTCTAAAACATCGAAAATGTATCATTGTAAAATATGTGGCAAAAAATTCCGCAATCTTAAATCAAGATCTGCCCATATGAAAGCAcatattaattga
- the Lnk gene encoding SH2B adapter-like protein Lnk: MFTYRSGQYSLQQQHQHHNVDSTEKNIEQIITHRNDCNNNNNSNNYNNYREIIKEAIVNYITIGCDEPDEQNWEKCRLVLVRTDNDIMLEFFPPNAKSMQPKCGLVCNMLDEVRETKPLEMPERPYTAVLRFSNFIEYIIEFKNAHELFDWVRKIRAQLPQGDTINNDDDDHKDYSVSNDYLYDMLDAYPWFHRDLSRTESSELVLSGGEQWSGVFLVRQSQTHFGECVLTFNYYGQQAKHFRIIIKGSKGECQIERLCFRSIIDLLQYFRQYPIPLRHQPDHQEKEFVLTSFIIFENKLNKEPNDRNSSFFNRRSFIQLMDNARWLTSPKQSIDTNKNRQISKASVRLTREELPANCL; this comes from the exons ATGTTTACCTATCGTAGTGGACAATATTCtctgcaacaacaacatcagcatcataatgttgattcgacggaaaaaaatattgaacaaaTCATAACGCATCGaaatgattgtaataataataataatagtaataattataataattatcgtGAAATCATTAAAGAAGCAATTGTTAATTATATTACGATCGGATGTGATGAGCCTGATGAGCAGAATTGGGAAAAATGTCGCTTGGTTTTAGTTCGTACCGATAATGATATAATGTTGGAATTTTTCCCACCAAATGCCAAATCGATGCAGCCTAAATGTGGATTGGTGTGCAATATGTTGGATGAAGTAAGAGAAACGAAACCATTGGAAATGCCTGAACGACCATATACAGCTGTTCTTCGG ttttccaattttatcgaatatatcattgaatttaaaaatgcTCATGAATTATTCGATTGGGTACGCAAGATACGTGCACAACTTCCGCAAGGAGATaccatcaataatgatgatgatgatcataaggATTACAGTGtatcaaatgattatttataTGATATGTTGGATGCATATCCATGGTTTCATCGTGATTTAAGCCGAACAGAATCATCTGAACTAGTGTTGAGTGGTGGCGAACAATGGTCGGGTGTTTTTCTTGTACGACAAAGTCAAACACATTTTGGTGAATGTGTTCTcacattcaattattatggCCAACAAGCTAAACATTTTCGTATCATAATCAAAGGGTCGAAAGGCGAATGTCAAATCGAACGTTTATGTTTTCGTTCCATAATTGATCTGTTGCAATATTTTCGCCAATATCCAATACCATTAAGGCATCAGCCAGATCATCAAGAGAAGGAATTTGTTTTGACTTCtttcattatatttgaaaacaa ATTAAACAAAGAACCAAATGATCGGAATAGTAGTTTCTTCAATAGACGTTCATTCATCCAGCTTATGGATAATGCCAGGTGGTTAACATCACCGAAACAATCGATcgatacaaataaaaatcgacAGATATCTAAAGCATCCGTACGATTGACCAGGGAAGAACTGCCTGCTAATTGTCtatga